From Pristiophorus japonicus isolate sPriJap1 chromosome 1, sPriJap1.hap1, whole genome shotgun sequence, a single genomic window includes:
- the tomm5 gene encoding mitochondrial import receptor subunit TOM5 homolog: MFRMEALGPKLDPEELRKKMRADVLRSVRYFLIYVAILRATPFILKKLDSI, translated from the exons ATGTTCAGGATGGAGGCGCTGGGGCCCAAGCTGGACCCGGAGGAGCTGCGCAAGAAGATGAGGGCAGACGTGCTGCGCTCCGTCCGCTACTTCTTAATCTACGTGGCCATCCTGCGAGCGA CTCCCTTTATCCTAAAGAAACTGGATAGTATCTGA